Proteins encoded by one window of Streptomyces sp. LX-29:
- a CDS encoding maleylpyruvate isomerase family mycothiol-dependent enzyme, with protein MGKAKDAEVRAAIAAERQELADLLDSLPEESWDAPSLCAGWRVREVAAHMSLGFRYSLPRVLLELAKARGGLHRMTDRCARRDAAAHSPRQLAGWLRDNAHHPWTPPVGGFASALGHDVVHGLDITVPLGLERRVPEDRLRVLLRNVTPSSVRFFGAELDGVELRADDLDWSFGSGAPLVGAAQDLLLLAFGRRLPAGRLSGEPADRFALSLG; from the coding sequence ATGGGGAAAGCGAAGGATGCCGAGGTCAGGGCCGCGATCGCGGCCGAACGCCAGGAGCTGGCCGATCTGTTGGACAGCCTGCCGGAGGAGAGCTGGGACGCGCCGTCGCTGTGCGCGGGGTGGCGGGTGCGGGAGGTGGCGGCTCATATGTCGCTCGGGTTCCGCTACTCGCTGCCGAGGGTGCTGCTGGAGCTGGCCAAGGCGCGCGGCGGACTGCACCGGATGACCGACCGGTGCGCCCGCAGGGACGCGGCGGCCCACTCGCCGCGGCAACTCGCCGGCTGGCTCCGGGACAACGCCCACCACCCCTGGACTCCCCCGGTCGGCGGCTTCGCGTCGGCGCTGGGCCACGACGTGGTGCACGGCCTGGACATCACGGTGCCGCTGGGCCTGGAACGCCGGGTCCCCGAGGACCGGCTGCGCGTTCTGCTGCGGAACGTCACCCCTTCGTCCGTCAGGTTCTTCGGCGCCGAACTCGACGGCGTCGAACTCCGCGCCGACGACCTGGACTGGTCCTTCGGCTCCGGCGCGCCCCTCGTCGGCGCCGCGCAGGACCTGTTGCTGCTCGCCTTCGGTCGCAGGCTCCCGGCGGGCCGCCTCAGCGGCGAGCCGGCCGACCGGTTCGCGCTGTCCCTCGGCTGA
- a CDS encoding IS701 family transposase, producing MGGELADARSWAGELRALHERFVHRFSRSEPRESALAYMQGLIAPLERKNGWTLAEEAGHAGPDRIHRLLNRIDWNADEVLDDVRDYVVEHLGDPEAVLIVDDTGFLKKGVRSAGVQRQYSGTAGRTENSQIGVFLAYAGGRGRTLIDRRLYLPTSWTDDRERCRAAGIEDTVAFETKVVTARAMVRRAIAEKIPFRWVTADAAYGFSKGWRTELERADVFHVMATTRHDTVVTRWAMDHPVHDLFPGLPRQKWKRRSCGDGAHGPRVYDWARVEVRPWHREDRRHWVIARRSVSRPQEISYYIAYCPAETTLDELIRVAGSRWAVEECFQSAKQECGLDDYQVRRYDGWHRHMTLAMAAHACLTVLRARELDTGKAETDPPTSSPSAFPSSDA from the coding sequence ATGGGTGGGGAACTTGCTGATGCCCGGTCGTGGGCTGGTGAACTGAGGGCCTTGCATGAGCGGTTCGTGCACCGTTTCTCCAGGTCAGAGCCGCGGGAGTCGGCTCTTGCCTATATGCAGGGGCTGATAGCTCCGCTGGAGCGGAAGAACGGATGGACGCTTGCCGAGGAGGCCGGGCATGCGGGTCCGGACCGGATCCACCGGCTGCTGAACCGAATCGACTGGAACGCCGATGAGGTCCTCGACGACGTGCGGGACTATGTCGTCGAGCATCTCGGCGACCCGGAAGCGGTGCTGATCGTGGACGACACGGGATTCCTGAAGAAGGGAGTCCGCTCGGCTGGGGTCCAGCGGCAGTACTCCGGAACCGCCGGCCGGACGGAGAACTCCCAGATCGGGGTGTTCCTCGCCTATGCCGGCGGCCGTGGCCGCACCTTGATCGACCGCCGCCTGTATCTGCCCACCTCCTGGACGGATGACCGTGAACGCTGCCGGGCCGCCGGCATCGAGGACACGGTCGCCTTCGAGACGAAGGTCGTCACCGCAAGGGCGATGGTCCGCCGGGCCATCGCGGAGAAGATCCCGTTCCGGTGGGTGACCGCGGACGCCGCCTACGGCTTCTCCAAAGGTTGGCGGACCGAGCTGGAGCGGGCCGATGTCTTCCACGTCATGGCCACGACCCGGCACGACACCGTCGTCACCCGCTGGGCCATGGACCACCCCGTCCACGACCTGTTTCCCGGTCTCCCGAGGCAGAAGTGGAAGCGCCGTTCCTGCGGCGACGGCGCCCACGGGCCACGGGTCTACGACTGGGCCAGGGTGGAGGTCCGTCCCTGGCACCGCGAAGACCGCCGGCATTGGGTGATCGCCCGCCGCAGCGTGAGCCGGCCGCAGGAGATCTCCTACTACATCGCCTACTGCCCCGCCGAGACCACACTCGACGAGCTCATCCGTGTCGCCGGCAGCCGGTGGGCAGTGGAGGAATGCTTCCAAAGCGCGAAGCAGGAATGCGGCCTGGACGACTACCAGGTCCGTCGCTACGACGGCTGGCACCGCCACATGACACTGGCCATGGCCGCCCACGCCTGCCTCACCGTCCTGCGGGCCCGCGAACTCGACACCGGGAAAGCAGAAACGGATCCTCCGACCTCGTCCCCCTCAGCCTTCCCGAGCTCAGACGCCTGA
- a CDS encoding pentapeptide repeat-containing protein, with protein MRHDAGPEQGRTDLRGDCAQCFGLCCVALPFTASADFAVTKDAGKPCRNLDADFRCGIHTRLRQEGFPGCTVYDCFGAGQRVSQITFGGRDWRQEPESAREMFAVFPVVRQLHELLWYLTEALTLESARPVHAEVRRVLDETERLTRQSPEALGGLDVAAHRQVVNTLLLRTSELARAGVRRKKKDRRGADLIGARLKGADLRGVSLRGAYLIAADLSGADLRFADLIGADLRDADLSGADLTDCIFLTQPQLNAARGDAATRLPGTLTRPAHWAA; from the coding sequence ATACGTCATGACGCGGGACCCGAGCAGGGGCGGACGGACCTGCGGGGCGACTGCGCGCAGTGCTTCGGGCTCTGCTGTGTGGCCCTGCCCTTCACGGCCTCCGCGGACTTCGCCGTCACCAAGGACGCCGGAAAGCCCTGCCGGAACCTGGACGCCGACTTCCGCTGCGGCATCCATACCCGCCTCCGGCAGGAGGGATTTCCCGGCTGCACCGTCTACGACTGCTTCGGGGCGGGACAGAGGGTCTCTCAGATCACCTTCGGCGGGCGGGACTGGCGGCAGGAGCCGGAGAGCGCCCGGGAGATGTTCGCGGTCTTCCCGGTCGTGCGACAGCTCCACGAGCTGCTCTGGTACTTGACCGAGGCGCTGACCCTGGAGTCGGCCCGGCCGGTCCACGCCGAGGTGCGACGGGTGCTCGACGAGACCGAGCGCCTCACCCGCCAGAGCCCCGAGGCCCTCGGCGGGCTGGATGTCGCGGCCCACCGGCAGGTCGTCAACACGCTGCTGCTGCGCACGAGCGAGCTCGCGCGGGCTGGCGTACGGCGCAAGAAGAAGGACCGCAGGGGCGCGGATCTGATCGGCGCGAGGCTCAAGGGGGCCGACCTCAGAGGCGTCAGTCTGCGCGGCGCCTACCTCATCGCCGCCGACCTCTCCGGCGCCGATCTTCGGTTCGCCGACCTCATCGGTGCCGACCTGCGGGACGCCGACCTGTCCGGCGCCGACCTCACCGACTGCATCTTCCTCACCCAGCCCCAGCTCAACGCGGCCAGGGGCGACGCGGCCACCAGGCTGCCGGGCACCCTGACCCGCCCGGCGCACTGGGCCGCCTAG
- a CDS encoding LysR family transcriptional regulator, which yields MELRQLRYFVAVVEEANFTRAAARLHLAQPGLSAQIRQLERELGQPLLDRSGRSVTPTEVGEAVLPYARAALAAAEGVRQTVDAFTGLLRGQVTIGLVSGAAAHEFDVASVLAEFHDDHPQVDIALTEDTSERMLAALRRGELDIAILGLVDEHPPPGTSAQIVVDQPLVAAVAPDDPLLFADFSVTTESAVAESVSAALSATAPENAQAPGKAHAPGNALAPECADAPESGAVPKTVAAALGSVSVTETAVATDGAIPLAALRDRPLISLPRGTGLRGVLERACTEAGFRPRIAFEAAAPSLLTQLAARGLGVAIVPALEPGTAAALGLRTLRITEPGPRGRIALTWRTDGPASPAARALLGLLRRALAPRGPWRR from the coding sequence ATGGAGCTTCGGCAGCTGCGCTACTTCGTCGCCGTCGTGGAGGAAGCCAACTTCACCCGTGCCGCAGCCCGGTTGCACCTGGCGCAGCCCGGGCTGAGCGCGCAGATACGGCAGTTGGAGCGGGAGCTCGGACAACCCCTGCTCGACCGCTCCGGCCGTTCGGTGACCCCGACGGAGGTGGGCGAGGCCGTCCTGCCGTACGCGCGAGCCGCGCTCGCGGCCGCTGAGGGCGTGCGGCAGACCGTGGACGCGTTCACCGGGCTGCTCCGCGGTCAGGTCACCATCGGACTGGTCTCCGGCGCCGCCGCCCACGAGTTCGATGTGGCCTCCGTCCTGGCCGAGTTCCACGACGACCACCCCCAGGTCGACATCGCGCTCACCGAGGACACCTCAGAACGGATGCTCGCCGCGCTGCGCCGCGGTGAGCTCGACATCGCCATCCTCGGACTCGTCGACGAGCACCCGCCGCCGGGCACCTCCGCCCAGATCGTGGTGGACCAGCCTCTGGTCGCCGCCGTCGCCCCCGACGATCCGCTCCTCTTCGCGGACTTCTCCGTCACCACCGAGTCCGCCGTCGCCGAATCCGTCAGCGCCGCCCTCAGCGCCACCGCTCCAGAAAACGCCCAAGCCCCGGGGAAAGCCCACGCCCCCGGGAACGCCCTCGCCCCGGAATGCGCCGATGCCCCGGAAAGCGGCGCCGTCCCGAAAACCGTCGCGGCCGCTCTCGGCTCCGTCAGTGTCACCGAAACCGCCGTCGCCACCGACGGGGCCATCCCGCTGGCGGCCCTGCGCGACCGTCCGCTGATCAGCCTGCCGCGCGGCACGGGGCTGCGCGGTGTCCTTGAACGCGCCTGCACGGAGGCCGGCTTTCGGCCCCGTATCGCCTTCGAGGCGGCGGCCCCGTCGCTGCTCACCCAACTCGCCGCCCGTGGCCTGGGGGTGGCCATCGTCCCAGCGCTGGAGCCGGGAACGGCCGCGGCGCTCGGCTTGCGCACCCTGCGGATCACCGAGCCCGGGCCGCGGGGGCGCATCGCTCTGACCTGGCGCACGGACGGCCCGGCGAGCCCCGCCGCCCGGGCACTGCTGGGGCTGTTGCGCCGCGCGCTCGCCCCGCGCGGTCCGTGGCGAAGGTGA
- a CDS encoding FAD-dependent monooxygenase — MTTSQDHAVVLGAGMSGLFTARVLADHFRRVTVVERDASGTDGPRRGIPQGRHPHGLLLKASDLFDSLFPGIVAECAEHGAVRANVLTQHRVYIYGHQLKQTEIGRETVLLSRPLLEHRVAERVRALPNVSVRRGWEAMDPVTAAGRRVTGVTVGRSGASEREDLPADLVVDATGRSGRAQAWLRALGYPEPAEQRMHVAVSYATRLYDLPPDALGNDRLVSVGAEPGRPLGLAFVARENGQWSLTVYGYGPDRPTGDPERFAAIVEQLAPEYLLKVLPRATGVGDIHVMQYPAQVRRRYDSLDRFPEGFLVTGDAMCSVNPIYGSGMTSAATQARVLDEQLRGGVQGLWRRYFRAATRATAPAWWFATLGDAPLTGASGPRLPGVSLGAAYLRRLARVAESDAETSAALMRVAGMDRPPASLFRPRFLARAVRGGRTAP, encoded by the coding sequence ATGACGACTTCACAGGACCACGCGGTGGTGCTCGGAGCCGGGATGAGCGGATTGTTCACCGCCCGGGTGCTCGCGGACCACTTCCGACGGGTGACGGTGGTGGAACGCGACGCGTCCGGCACCGACGGCCCGCGACGAGGCATCCCGCAGGGGCGTCATCCGCACGGCCTGCTGCTCAAGGCCTCGGACTTATTCGACTCGCTCTTCCCCGGGATCGTCGCCGAGTGCGCGGAGCACGGCGCCGTGCGGGCCAACGTCCTCACCCAGCATCGGGTGTACATCTACGGCCACCAGCTCAAGCAGACCGAGATCGGCAGGGAGACCGTGCTCCTCAGCCGTCCGCTGCTGGAACACCGCGTCGCCGAGCGGGTGCGTGCGCTGCCCAACGTCTCGGTGCGGCGCGGCTGGGAGGCGATGGACCCGGTCACCGCCGCGGGACGGCGGGTGACCGGGGTCACCGTAGGCCGGAGCGGGGCCTCGGAGCGGGAGGACCTCCCCGCGGACCTCGTCGTCGACGCCACGGGACGCTCCGGGCGGGCCCAGGCGTGGCTGCGGGCCCTCGGCTACCCGGAGCCCGCCGAACAGCGCATGCACGTCGCCGTCAGCTACGCCACCCGCCTGTACGACCTGCCGCCGGACGCCCTGGGCAACGACCGGCTCGTCAGCGTCGGCGCGGAGCCCGGCCGGCCGCTGGGCCTCGCCTTCGTGGCCCGGGAGAACGGGCAGTGGTCGTTGACCGTCTACGGCTACGGCCCGGACCGCCCGACCGGGGACCCGGAGCGGTTCGCCGCCATCGTGGAGCAGCTGGCACCCGAGTACCTGCTGAAGGTGCTGCCCCGGGCGACCGGCGTGGGCGACATCCACGTCATGCAGTACCCGGCCCAGGTCCGGCGCCGCTACGACTCCCTGGACCGCTTTCCGGAGGGCTTCCTGGTCACCGGGGACGCGATGTGCAGCGTCAACCCGATCTACGGCTCCGGGATGACCAGCGCGGCCACGCAGGCCCGCGTGTTGGACGAACAACTGCGCGGCGGGGTACAGGGGCTGTGGCGACGCTACTTCCGGGCGGCGACCCGGGCCACCGCCCCGGCCTGGTGGTTCGCCACCCTCGGCGACGCACCGCTGACCGGCGCCTCGGGGCCGCGCCTGCCCGGTGTCAGCCTCGGAGCGGCCTACCTGCGGCGGCTGGCGAGGGTCGCCGAGTCGGACGCGGAGACCTCGGCCGCCCTCATGCGAGTCGCCGGCATGGACCGGCCCCCCGCCTCCCTGTTCCGCCCCCGCTTCCTGGCACGAGCCGTGCGCGGCGGCCGGACCGCTCCCTGA
- a CDS encoding TetR/AcrR family transcriptional regulator translates to MATRRIERTQESRRLLIAAAAELFAEKGYRQTSFIDIAERADISRGSIPWHFGNKLGLLEAVVDDRLQVVMRRFTPPPGDPLDQLMDFIRRPDTRLFITLLAEAVEDDSPLRANYARLHAALRQGAQSWIPAEALPPGATPEAVAVLLVGVVIGLHAQWRVAPEAVDLDTVRTTMRALLPAPLGT, encoded by the coding sequence ATGGCCACGCGACGTATCGAACGGACCCAGGAGAGCCGCCGACTCCTGATCGCGGCCGCCGCCGAGCTCTTTGCCGAGAAGGGTTACCGGCAGACGAGCTTCATCGACATCGCCGAGCGGGCCGACATCAGCCGCGGCTCGATCCCCTGGCACTTCGGCAACAAGCTGGGCCTGTTGGAAGCGGTGGTCGACGACCGACTCCAGGTCGTCATGCGACGCTTCACGCCTCCGCCCGGCGATCCGCTCGACCAGCTCATGGACTTCATCCGCCGACCCGACACACGCCTGTTCATCACCCTGCTCGCCGAAGCGGTGGAAGACGACTCGCCGCTCCGCGCGAACTACGCGCGGCTCCACGCGGCGCTCCGGCAGGGCGCCCAGAGCTGGATCCCGGCCGAGGCTCTGCCCCCGGGGGCCACTCCCGAAGCGGTCGCGGTGCTGCTGGTCGGGGTCGTCATCGGACTCCACGCCCAATGGCGCGTCGCCCCCGAGGCGGTCGACCTCGACACCGTCCGCACCACCATGCGCGCCCTGTTGCCCGCACCACTCGGCACCTGA
- a CDS encoding ATP-binding domain-containing protein, protein MRREQEFIDLLYGRLAELRAGAETAVSEALARKETGLQARLERDVLVAERSGLLAAFDAGERGLCFGRLAFQDGRDHHIGRIGIRRDDADRTPLVVDWRAEVARPFYLATGHTPMGLRRRRHITTVGQRVTALHDEILDLSDTIRTGHEGADADAVLFAALDAARTGRMHDIVRTIQADQDRIIRAPHRGVLVVEGGPGTGKTAVALHRAAYLLYAHRELLARRAVLIVGPNPAFLSYIAEVLPSLGETGVLLATPGELFPGVTARGTDTPRAAEVKGRAEMAEVLARFVADRQSLPDPVIAIDHEDGALLLDAEMAERARRRARETRLPHNLARPYFAFHLIDALTAQLADRLGADPYGGPNLLGPDDIAQLGKAVADSPEVHAAIDELWPVLTPRQLVADFLAEPVHLPEVDAAAIRRVGGDWTPADVPLLDEAAELLGEDDAAARVAAEAARQERIAYAQGVLDLSYGSRTQEFEDRDDEDSEVLAAHDLIDAEALAERHEEADHRSAAERAAADRTWAFGHVIVDEAQELSAMAWRLLMRRTPTRSMTLVGDPAQTAEPGGCGSWDAILTPYVDDRWEHTRLGVNYRTPAEIMEIAAGVLRAVDGSFEPPTSVRATGVRPWARRADDLPRAVADAVAEDRADRAVGRLAVIAARDRHEALSAALPGASTGPTPDLTEPVVLLDPRQAKGLEFDAVIVVEPAELGTSDLYVALTRATQRLGVVHARPLPAGLEALTVGDQRVGG, encoded by the coding sequence TTGCGTCGTGAGCAGGAATTCATCGACCTGCTCTACGGGCGTCTCGCCGAACTCCGGGCCGGCGCCGAAACGGCCGTGTCCGAGGCTCTTGCGCGCAAGGAGACGGGTCTCCAGGCGCGGCTGGAGCGCGATGTGCTGGTCGCCGAGCGGTCCGGGCTGCTGGCCGCCTTCGACGCCGGGGAGCGTGGGCTGTGCTTCGGCCGGCTGGCCTTCCAGGACGGCCGCGACCACCACATCGGCCGTATCGGCATCCGTCGTGACGACGCCGACCGCACTCCGCTGGTCGTCGACTGGCGGGCCGAGGTCGCCCGTCCCTTCTACCTCGCCACCGGCCACACCCCCATGGGACTGCGCCGCCGGCGTCACATCACCACCGTGGGGCAGCGGGTCACCGCCCTGCACGACGAGATCCTCGACCTCTCCGACACCATACGGACCGGGCACGAGGGCGCCGACGCCGACGCCGTGCTGTTCGCCGCGCTGGACGCCGCGCGCACCGGCCGGATGCACGACATCGTGCGGACCATCCAGGCCGACCAGGACCGGATCATCCGTGCTCCGCACCGTGGTGTGCTGGTCGTCGAGGGCGGTCCCGGTACCGGGAAGACCGCCGTCGCGCTGCACCGCGCCGCCTACCTGCTCTACGCGCACCGCGAACTGCTGGCCCGCCGCGCGGTGCTGATCGTCGGGCCCAATCCGGCGTTCCTGAGCTACATCGCGGAGGTGCTGCCCTCGCTCGGCGAGACCGGTGTGCTGCTCGCCACGCCCGGCGAGCTCTTCCCCGGCGTCACGGCGCGCGGCACCGACACCCCCCGCGCGGCCGAGGTCAAGGGCCGGGCCGAGATGGCCGAGGTGCTGGCGCGGTTCGTGGCGGACCGGCAGTCCCTGCCCGACCCGGTCATCGCGATCGACCACGAGGACGGCGCGTTGCTGCTGGACGCGGAGATGGCGGAGCGGGCACGGCGGCGGGCCCGCGAGACCCGGCTGCCGCACAACCTCGCCCGCCCGTACTTCGCCTTCCACCTGATCGACGCCCTCACCGCCCAACTGGCCGACCGGCTGGGCGCCGACCCCTACGGCGGCCCGAACCTGCTGGGCCCGGACGACATCGCCCAGCTCGGCAAGGCCGTCGCGGACAGCCCCGAGGTGCACGCCGCCATCGACGAGCTGTGGCCCGTCCTCACCCCCCGGCAACTGGTCGCGGACTTCCTGGCCGAGCCCGTCCACCTCCCGGAGGTCGACGCCGCCGCGATCCGTCGGGTGGGCGGCGACTGGACCCCGGCCGACGTGCCGCTGCTGGACGAGGCCGCCGAGCTCCTCGGGGAGGACGACGCGGCGGCCCGCGTGGCCGCCGAGGCGGCGCGCCAGGAGCGGATCGCCTACGCGCAGGGCGTGCTCGACCTCTCCTACGGCTCCCGCACCCAGGAGTTCGAGGACCGCGACGACGAGGATTCGGAGGTGCTCGCCGCCCACGATCTGATCGACGCGGAAGCGCTCGCGGAGCGCCACGAGGAGGCCGACCACCGAAGCGCCGCGGAACGCGCCGCCGCCGACCGCACCTGGGCCTTCGGCCACGTCATCGTGGACGAGGCGCAGGAGCTGTCCGCGATGGCGTGGCGGCTGCTGATGCGCCGCACCCCGACCCGTTCCATGACCCTGGTCGGCGACCCGGCGCAGACCGCGGAACCCGGCGGCTGCGGCTCCTGGGACGCGATCCTCACGCCGTACGTCGACGACCGCTGGGAGCACACCCGGCTCGGCGTCAACTACCGCACACCGGCCGAGATCATGGAGATCGCGGCGGGAGTGCTCCGCGCCGTGGACGGCTCCTTCGAGCCGCCGACCTCGGTCCGAGCCACCGGCGTACGGCCCTGGGCGCGCCGCGCCGACGACCTGCCCCGCGCGGTGGCCGACGCCGTGGCGGAGGATCGAGCGGACCGCGCGGTGGGCCGGCTCGCGGTGATCGCCGCCCGCGACCGGCACGAGGCCCTGTCGGCAGCCCTGCCGGGCGCGTCCACCGGCCCCACCCCGGACCTGACCGAGCCGGTGGTGCTGCTCGACCCCCGGCAGGCCAAGGGCCTGGAGTTCGACGCGGTGATCGTGGTGGAGCCGGCCGAGCTCGGGACCAGCGATCTGTACGTGGCGCTGACCCGCGCGACGCAGCGGCTGGGCGTGGTGCACGCGCGGCCGCTGCCCGCGGGGCTGGAGGCACTGACGGTGGGGGACCAGCGAGTCGGGGGTTGA
- a CDS encoding DUF6463 family protein, with protein MNTDMRLLRWAGALMTVLGTGHLVLLTLTRWGDITDWVDEGAWAAVPLSLGDAQTVADLESKLAFWGGPGSFGVPLVLLGCLTWHLAGRGVAIPAGIGWGVVAWCAVGGVLLVPSPFFAGIVPGVLVIVAARRNRTPELPGCRG; from the coding sequence ATGAACACCGATATGCGGCTGCTGCGTTGGGCCGGCGCCCTCATGACCGTCCTGGGGACGGGGCACCTGGTCCTGCTGACGCTCACCCGCTGGGGGGACATCACCGACTGGGTCGACGAAGGGGCGTGGGCGGCCGTCCCGCTCTCGCTCGGGGACGCCCAGACCGTGGCCGACCTGGAGAGCAAGCTCGCCTTCTGGGGCGGCCCCGGCAGCTTCGGCGTGCCGCTGGTCCTGCTCGGCTGCCTCACCTGGCACCTCGCCGGACGCGGCGTGGCGATCCCGGCCGGCATCGGCTGGGGCGTCGTCGCGTGGTGCGCGGTCGGCGGCGTCCTTCTCGTTCCGTCGCCGTTCTTCGCCGGGATCGTCCCCGGCGTCCTCGTCATCGTGGCGGCGCGCCGAAACCGAACACCCGAACTGCCCGGCTGTCGGGGATGA
- a CDS encoding DUF2867 domain-containing protein has translation MRLAKSAHLAHPWRVHEITRDFAVQDVWSFRTPGAGPDDFPAMLTAIRSHGRIDQQSRPVRALFSLRWKLGALLGWDKPSAGVGGRVASLRDRVPGDLRGASPAPDDGGPVLTAVYQTPVESVRELANKTVHTVMHLGWVRGADGDHELRMAVLVKPNGRLGRLYMAAIAPFRHLVVYPALTRQWERAWRNREGISR, from the coding sequence ATGAGGCTGGCGAAGTCCGCGCACCTCGCCCACCCGTGGCGGGTCCACGAGATCACGCGGGACTTCGCGGTCCAGGACGTCTGGTCGTTCCGCACGCCGGGCGCCGGGCCGGACGATTTCCCGGCGATGCTCACGGCGATCCGCTCGCACGGCCGTATCGATCAGCAGTCTCGGCCGGTGCGGGCGCTGTTCTCGCTGCGCTGGAAGCTCGGGGCACTCCTCGGGTGGGACAAGCCGTCGGCGGGCGTGGGTGGCCGGGTCGCCTCGCTCCGCGACCGCGTGCCCGGCGACCTGCGCGGCGCCTCGCCCGCACCGGACGACGGCGGCCCGGTCCTCACGGCGGTCTACCAGACCCCTGTGGAGTCCGTCCGCGAGCTGGCCAACAAGACCGTGCACACCGTGATGCACCTGGGCTGGGTGCGCGGCGCCGACGGCGACCACGAGCTGCGGATGGCCGTCCTGGTCAAGCCCAACGGAAGGCTCGGGCGGCTGTACATGGCCGCCATCGCGCCCTTCCGCCACCTCGTCGTCTACCCGGCGCTCACCCGGCAGTGGGAACGAGCCTGGCGCAACCGTGAAGGGATATCGCGATGA